In Terriglobia bacterium, the following proteins share a genomic window:
- a CDS encoding EamA family transporter codes for MYRLAMAMSITGTLLYHLSQKMTSRTVNPFLSLAVTYLVALAATLAMLAFSGREALSRAGLRELNWACVGCGAAIFLVEIGVLLAYRAGGNLKTLALALNTAVVLALVPIGLWFFKEKLDAGQTIGMALSLGGLFLLLR; via the coding sequence ATGTACCGGCTGGCAATGGCCATGAGCATCACGGGAACGCTGCTGTACCACCTCTCGCAGAAGATGACTTCGCGGACGGTGAATCCGTTTCTGTCGCTGGCGGTGACGTATCTGGTGGCGCTGGCGGCAACGCTGGCGATGCTGGCCTTCTCCGGGCGCGAGGCGCTGAGCCGGGCGGGGCTGCGCGAACTGAACTGGGCCTGCGTGGGCTGCGGCGCGGCCATTTTCCTAGTGGAGATCGGGGTGTTGCTGGCCTACCGCGCGGGCGGGAACCTGAAAACGCTGGCGCTGGCATTGAATACGGCGGTGGTGCTGGCGCTGGTGCCGATCGGACTGTGGTTCTTCAAAGAAAAACTGGATGCGGGGCAGACGATAGGGATGGCGCTGTCCCTGGGAGGGCTTTTCCTGCTGCTGCGGTAA
- a CDS encoding pyridoxamine 5'-phosphate oxidase family protein: protein MPQWRRLATLRGTAKRWTPRHVSPRRCSVPENFTPSDKTRVVREPQRGVYDRAAIYKILDEGFVCHAGFAIAGQPYVIPTMYARIGDALYFHGSAASRMLRNLSEGAPVCITVSLIDGLVLARSVFNHSMNYRSVVALGTATLVDDPAEKLEALRAFTEKILPGRWNEARGPNEKEMKATSILRLPLTEVSAKVRSGGVEDDAEDYALKIWAGVIPLHLAAGAPVRDERCDPAIPLPDYLAKYQR from the coding sequence ATGCCGCAGTGGCGCCGGCTAGCAACACTACGGGGGACCGCAAAGCGCTGGACTCCGCGCCACGTTTCGCCAAGGAGGTGCAGCGTGCCCGAGAACTTCACTCCCAGCGACAAAACCCGCGTGGTGCGCGAGCCGCAGCGCGGCGTCTATGACCGCGCAGCCATCTACAAAATTCTCGACGAGGGCTTCGTCTGCCATGCCGGCTTCGCCATCGCGGGCCAGCCCTACGTGATCCCCACGATGTACGCGCGCATCGGCGACGCGCTCTACTTTCACGGCTCGGCAGCCAGCCGGATGCTGCGCAATCTGAGCGAAGGCGCCCCGGTGTGCATCACCGTGAGCCTGATCGACGGTTTGGTGCTGGCGCGCTCGGTATTCAACCACTCCATGAACTACCGCTCGGTGGTGGCGCTGGGCACGGCCACGCTGGTGGACGACCCGGCGGAGAAGCTCGAAGCGCTGCGCGCCTTCACCGAAAAGATCCTGCCGGGCCGCTGGAACGAGGCGCGCGGCCCCAATGAAAAAGAGATGAAAGCCACGAGCATCCTGCGCCTCCCGCTGACCGAGGTTTCCGCGAAGGTCCGCTCGGGCGGCGTGGAGGATGACGCCGAGGACTACGCGCTAAAAATATGGGCCGGCGTCATTCCTCTGCATCTCGCCGCCGGCGCCCCGGTGCGCGATGAACGGTGCGATCCGGCGATTCCCCTGCCGGACTACCTCGCGAAGTACCAGCGCTGA
- a CDS encoding homoserine dehydrogenase, whose amino-acid sequence MLVAKESELRERYGVHWRLTGVATRRAGWLADPNGLHPLALLNGHWPAPQADAPRNVREWLGRARADVLFEATSLNAQNGQPAIEHLRAALEHGAHAISANKGPLVHAYGELSALARAKGKRFLFESTVMDGVPVFSLFRAGLPAAGLRGISGVLNSTTNVVLTEIEKGRTLDEGVKHAQALGVAETDPTADLDGWDAAVKLAALVIVLMGVPLRLEQIRRTGIRELSVEKIRAARAAGMRYKLVCRAERHSGAEIPVQAIVQPELLPLSDPLANLEGTSSAIRFDLDVFSLSLVEHNPGIEATAYGLLADFLRAVQAEDPAG is encoded by the coding sequence ATGCTGGTGGCCAAGGAGTCCGAACTGCGCGAACGCTATGGTGTGCACTGGCGCCTCACCGGCGTGGCCACCCGCCGTGCCGGATGGCTCGCCGATCCCAACGGCCTCCATCCTCTCGCGCTGCTCAACGGCCACTGGCCGGCGCCGCAAGCCGATGCTCCGCGCAACGTCCGCGAGTGGCTGGGGCGCGCCCGCGCCGATGTGCTCTTCGAGGCCACCTCGCTGAACGCCCAGAACGGCCAGCCGGCCATCGAGCATCTGCGTGCCGCGCTGGAGCACGGCGCGCACGCCATCAGCGCCAACAAAGGCCCCCTCGTCCACGCCTACGGCGAACTGAGCGCCCTGGCCCGCGCCAAGGGCAAGCGCTTTCTCTTTGAATCCACGGTCATGGATGGCGTGCCCGTCTTCTCCCTGTTTCGCGCGGGGCTGCCCGCCGCCGGCCTGCGCGGGATTTCCGGCGTCCTCAATTCCACCACCAACGTGGTGCTCACGGAAATCGAGAAGGGCCGCACGCTGGATGAAGGGGTGAAGCACGCGCAGGCCCTGGGCGTGGCCGAAACGGATCCGACCGCCGATCTGGATGGATGGGACGCGGCGGTGAAACTCGCCGCGCTGGTGATCGTGCTGATGGGCGTGCCTCTGCGGCTCGAGCAGATTCGCCGCACGGGCATTCGCGAGCTCAGCGTGGAGAAAATCCGCGCGGCGCGCGCCGCCGGGATGCGCTACAAGCTGGTCTGCCGCGCCGAGCGCCACAGTGGCGCGGAGATCCCCGTGCAAGCGATCGTGCAGCCGGAGCTGCTCCCGCTTTCCGACCCGCTCGCGAATCTCGAAGGCACCAGCTCCGCCATCCGCTTCGATCTCGACGTCTTCAGCCTCTCCCTGGTCGAGCACAATCCCGGGATCGAAGCCACCGCTTACGGCCTCCTCGCCGACTTTCTGCGCGCCGTCCAGGCGGAAGATCCGGCGGGGTGA
- a CDS encoding VWA domain-containing protein, protein MKPTAWGFLLVLLTAALVLPLGQMQLLARPQQGPANPPAQQPPQGQVSISVEVPVVDVDVIAATQHGDIITGLKKENFRIYEDGVAQTITNFAPTDAPITIVMLLEFSKLGYQYYFGELGKVGAYDFVNHLNEKDWVALVTFDMKSRVEVDFTQNKEEIKDAIRHLYFPGFSESNVFDALLDTVDRLKEVKGKKAILLYATGRDTFSKHTLDQTLKALRQTDVTIFCVGVAKDQVEYMDSHGYLGNIGRLDFYQADNQLRAFAEITGGRAWLPQFLGEMPGIAQDVVASLRNQYSLAYSPTNRVLDGKFRKIKVELVAPDGGPLTVLDQKKKKQKIVLYHRQGYIAPKESGAN, encoded by the coding sequence ATGAAGCCGACCGCTTGGGGATTCCTGCTTGTGCTGCTTACCGCCGCCCTGGTGCTGCCGCTCGGCCAGATGCAGCTCCTGGCCCGCCCGCAGCAGGGTCCCGCGAACCCCCCCGCGCAGCAGCCTCCGCAGGGCCAGGTCTCCATCTCCGTCGAGGTCCCCGTCGTTGACGTCGATGTCATCGCCGCCACCCAGCACGGCGACATCATCACCGGCCTGAAGAAGGAAAACTTCCGCATCTACGAAGACGGCGTCGCCCAGACCATCACCAACTTCGCCCCCACCGACGCCCCCATCACCATCGTCATGCTTCTGGAATTCAGCAAGCTCGGCTATCAATACTATTTCGGCGAGCTGGGAAAAGTCGGCGCCTACGATTTCGTGAACCATTTGAACGAGAAGGACTGGGTCGCCCTGGTTACTTTTGACATGAAATCGCGCGTCGAGGTGGACTTCACCCAGAATAAGGAAGAGATCAAGGACGCCATCAGGCACCTGTATTTCCCGGGTTTCTCGGAATCGAATGTGTTTGATGCGCTCCTCGACACCGTGGATCGCCTGAAAGAGGTCAAGGGGAAAAAAGCCATTCTTTTGTACGCTACCGGCAGGGATACTTTCAGCAAGCACACGCTCGACCAGACTTTGAAAGCCTTGCGCCAGACCGACGTAACCATTTTCTGTGTCGGCGTGGCCAAGGACCAGGTCGAATACATGGATTCGCACGGATATCTTGGCAATATCGGCAGGCTCGACTTCTACCAGGCCGATAATCAGCTTCGGGCTTTTGCCGAGATAACCGGCGGCCGTGCCTGGCTACCGCAATTTCTTGGGGAGATGCCGGGCATTGCGCAGGACGTCGTCGCCAGCCTCCGCAACCAGTACAGCTTGGCCTACAGCCCCACCAACCGCGTCCTCGACGGCAAGTTCCGCAAGATCAAAGTCGAACTCGTCGCACCCGACGGCGGCCCGCTCACCGTCCTCGACCAGAAAAAGAAGAAACAGAAGATCGTCCTCTACCACCGCCAGGGCTACATCGCCCCCAAGGAGAGCGGCGCCAACTGA
- a CDS encoding M28 family metallopeptidase has product MKRLALLVAVLSMSLSLTPLFAPSAADETPLAGYSAASSRAERQWEEKLRAIPSPDNLRAYMQRLSARPHHLGSPYDKDNAEWLAAKFKEFGWDAHIEQFDVLFPTPKERAVELVEPRNAKGTGPSFIAKLQEPALAVDPTSSQQAEQLPTYNAYSIDGDVTAPLVYVNYGIPEDYEQLARMGISVKGAIVIARYYHSWRGIKPKVAAEHGAIGCLIFSDPHEDGYVDGDVFPAGPMRPKDGVQRGSVEDMPLYPGDPLTPGVGATKNAKRLELKDAPTLTKIPVLPISYADAQPLLASLTGPVVPESWRGALPITYRVGPGAGKVHLKVKSNWDLKPLYDVIAKIPGAVNPEEWVIRGNHHDAWVNGAEDPVSGLSAELEEARAIGELVKSGWKPRRTIIYCAWDGEEPGLLGSTEWAEEHAEELRQHAVAYINSDSNGRGYFDMLGSHTLEQFLNGIARDVQDPETKLSVWKRHQLHDIATASSAEKKQEIRERADLRIAALGSGSDYTTFLQHLGIASLDIGFDGEDEGGIYHSIYDDFYWYTHFSDTGFVYGRALAQAGGSAVLRLADAELLPFEFGDFADTMQTYIKELKQLAQRMRDDIRERDLQLEEGVFSATSDPRHPTVPPAAESVPPHLNFAPLDNAAEALSRSAADYRKAYAHANENGGAALASASLADVNRLLIESERRLTIPEGLPNRSWFKHQIYAPGFYTGYGVKTMPAVREAIELKQWKQADQSIGVVARVLEDEAALISTAAAKLAVATTP; this is encoded by the coding sequence ATGAAGCGCCTTGCCCTGCTCGTCGCCGTACTTAGTATGAGCCTGTCCCTTACGCCCCTTTTCGCACCCAGCGCCGCGGATGAAACGCCGCTCGCCGGCTACTCCGCCGCATCCTCCCGCGCCGAGCGCCAGTGGGAAGAGAAACTCCGCGCCATTCCCAGCCCGGACAATCTCCGCGCTTACATGCAGCGCCTCTCCGCGCGGCCGCACCACCTCGGCTCGCCTTATGACAAGGACAACGCCGAATGGCTCGCCGCGAAATTCAAGGAATTCGGCTGGGACGCGCACATCGAGCAGTTCGACGTGCTCTTTCCCACGCCTAAGGAACGCGCCGTCGAGCTGGTGGAGCCGCGCAACGCCAAGGGCACCGGCCCCAGCTTTATCGCCAAGCTGCAGGAGCCCGCGCTGGCGGTGGATCCCACCTCCAGCCAGCAGGCCGAGCAGCTTCCCACCTACAACGCCTACTCGATTGACGGTGACGTGACCGCGCCGCTCGTCTATGTGAACTACGGCATCCCCGAGGACTACGAGCAGCTCGCGCGCATGGGCATTTCCGTGAAGGGCGCTATCGTCATCGCCCGCTACTATCACTCCTGGCGCGGCATCAAGCCCAAGGTCGCCGCCGAGCACGGCGCCATCGGCTGCCTCATCTTTTCCGATCCGCACGAGGACGGCTATGTCGATGGCGACGTGTTTCCCGCCGGCCCCATGCGCCCGAAGGACGGCGTGCAGCGCGGCAGCGTCGAGGATATGCCCCTCTACCCGGGCGATCCGCTCACGCCCGGCGTCGGCGCCACGAAAAACGCCAAGCGCCTCGAGCTGAAGGATGCGCCGACGCTCACGAAAATTCCCGTCCTGCCCATCTCCTACGCCGACGCGCAGCCGCTGCTCGCTTCGCTCACCGGCCCCGTCGTTCCCGAATCCTGGCGCGGCGCGCTGCCCATCACTTATCGCGTGGGCCCCGGCGCGGGCAAAGTGCACCTGAAGGTGAAGTCCAACTGGGACCTCAAGCCGCTCTACGACGTCATCGCGAAGATCCCCGGCGCCGTGAACCCTGAGGAATGGGTCATCCGCGGCAATCACCACGACGCCTGGGTGAACGGCGCCGAAGACCCCGTCTCGGGCCTCTCCGCCGAACTCGAAGAAGCTCGCGCCATCGGCGAGCTGGTGAAATCCGGCTGGAAGCCCCGGCGCACCATCATCTATTGCGCGTGGGACGGCGAGGAGCCGGGCCTGCTCGGCTCGACCGAGTGGGCCGAGGAGCACGCCGAAGAGCTGCGCCAGCATGCCGTCGCGTATATCAATTCCGATTCCAACGGCCGCGGCTATTTCGATATGCTCGGCTCGCACACCCTCGAGCAATTCCTCAACGGCATTGCGCGCGACGTCCAGGACCCGGAGACCAAGCTCTCCGTGTGGAAGCGGCATCAGCTCCACGACATCGCCACTGCGTCCTCCGCCGAAAAGAAGCAGGAAATCCGCGAGCGCGCCGATCTGCGCATCGCGGCGCTCGGCTCCGGCTCCGACTACACGACGTTTCTCCAGCACCTCGGCATCGCCTCGCTCGATATCGGTTTCGACGGCGAGGATGAGGGCGGAATCTACCACTCCATCTACGACGATTTTTACTGGTACACGCATTTCAGCGATACCGGCTTCGTCTATGGCCGCGCGCTGGCGCAGGCCGGCGGCAGCGCCGTCCTGCGTCTCGCCGACGCGGAGCTGCTCCCCTTCGAGTTCGGCGATTTCGCCGACACCATGCAGACCTACATCAAAGAGCTGAAGCAGCTCGCGCAGCGCATGCGCGACGACATCCGCGAGCGCGACCTGCAACTCGAAGAGGGCGTCTTCTCCGCCACCTCCGATCCCCGGCATCCCACCGTGCCGCCGGCCGCCGAAAGCGTTCCGCCGCATCTCAACTTCGCGCCGCTCGATAACGCCGCCGAAGCGCTCAGCCGCAGCGCCGCGGACTATCGCAAAGCCTATGCGCACGCCAATGAAAACGGCGGCGCCGCTCTGGCCTCCGCCTCGCTCGCCGATGTGAACCGCCTGCTCATCGAAAGCGAGCGCCGGCTCACCATCCCCGAGGGCCTGCCCAATCGCTCCTGGTTCAAGCACCAGATCTACGCCCCCGGTTTCTACACCGGCTATGGCGTCAAAACCATGCCCGCGGTTCGCGAGGCCATCGAGCTGAAACAGTGGAAGCAGGCCGACCAGTCCATCGGCGTCGTCGCCCGCGTCCTCGAAGACGAGGCCGCCCTCATCTCCACCGCTGCCGCCAAACTCGCCGTGGCCACCACACCCTGA
- a CDS encoding methyltransferase domain-containing protein encodes MTDVLQFDEETSRTLEIAYAAPEVVAQRRSVIQALQLRAGEAVLDIGCGPGYLVADLASAVTPAGRVTGVDRSESALALARRRCAGLAGVEFRSAAATRLPFPDSSFEAVVVTQVYEYVADLAAALSELFRVLRPRGRAVVVDTDWRTLVWHSSDPARMQRILQAWDAHLVNPVLPRTLAVQLRQAGFVVRRQSVIPYLNTQYHSNFYSYGLAKFICSFVPGRQDITKEEVAAWAAEFPALSDAGAYFFSLNRYLFLAEKP; translated from the coding sequence ATGACCGACGTCCTGCAATTCGACGAAGAGACCTCGCGAACTCTGGAGATCGCTTACGCTGCGCCGGAGGTTGTGGCCCAGCGCCGCAGCGTTATTCAAGCCCTGCAATTACGCGCGGGTGAGGCTGTTCTGGATATCGGCTGTGGCCCAGGCTACCTGGTTGCCGACCTGGCTTCAGCCGTGACTCCTGCCGGGCGCGTGACGGGCGTCGACCGCAGCGAGAGCGCGCTCGCACTGGCCCGCCGGCGCTGTGCCGGCCTTGCCGGCGTGGAGTTTCGCTCTGCCGCAGCCACTCGCCTGCCTTTTCCGGATTCTTCCTTCGAGGCCGTCGTGGTAACGCAGGTCTATGAGTATGTCGCCGATCTCGCAGCAGCCCTCTCCGAGCTCTTTCGGGTCTTGCGGCCCCGCGGGCGCGCCGTCGTTGTCGACACCGATTGGCGCACGCTCGTCTGGCATTCCTCCGACCCGGCGCGCATGCAGCGCATTCTCCAGGCCTGGGACGCCCACCTCGTAAATCCCGTGCTTCCCCGCACGCTCGCCGTGCAACTTCGCCAGGCCGGTTTTGTCGTTCGCCGGCAGAGCGTCATTCCCTATCTCAATACGCAGTACCACTCCAATTTCTACAGCTACGGCCTGGCCAAATTTATCTGCTCGTTCGTCCCCGGCCGCCAGGACATCACCAAAGAGGAAGTCGCGGCCTGGGCCGCCGAATTCCCAGCCCTCAGCGACGCCGGCGCCTACTTCTTCAGTTTGAACCGCTACCTCTTCCTGGCCGAAAAACCCTGA
- a CDS encoding D-2-hydroxyacid dehydrogenase, with translation MTRTKPGETKLTICVWHPFTEWRPKALLAETIRRRWPELRVVHLPKYDRLPEELPDTDIFVGYSLRPQQLQEAKKLKWIHSTAAGVAQLMYPELRDSGILVTNPSGIFSVPMAEHTLGLLLALARNFPDSVRCQDRRQWAQQELWDKPQHLTELNGQLLLIVGMGSIGRELARRAQALEMRVWGVTRSGEGDTALAERIVAATQLDAVLPAADYVVIAAPETAETRHLIGAAQLARMKRTARLVNVARGSLLDEAALVRALEAGDLAGAALDVAVEEPLPAESPLWRARNLLLTPHTSAVSDRLWERETALLMDLLERWFAGREMVNRVDLARGY, from the coding sequence ATGACGCGGACAAAGCCGGGCGAGACCAAGCTGACGATTTGCGTGTGGCATCCGTTCACGGAGTGGCGGCCGAAGGCGCTGCTGGCGGAGACAATCCGGCGGCGCTGGCCGGAACTGCGCGTGGTGCACCTGCCGAAGTATGACCGGCTGCCGGAAGAGTTGCCGGACACAGATATTTTCGTGGGCTATTCGCTGCGGCCGCAGCAGTTGCAGGAAGCGAAGAAGCTGAAGTGGATTCATTCGACGGCGGCGGGGGTGGCGCAGCTGATGTACCCGGAATTGCGGGATTCGGGAATTCTGGTGACGAATCCGAGCGGGATTTTTTCGGTGCCCATGGCCGAGCACACGCTGGGGCTGCTGCTGGCGCTGGCGCGGAATTTTCCGGATTCGGTGCGCTGCCAGGACCGCAGGCAGTGGGCGCAGCAGGAGTTGTGGGACAAGCCGCAGCATCTCACGGAACTGAACGGGCAACTGCTGCTGATCGTGGGGATGGGTTCGATCGGGCGGGAACTGGCGCGGCGCGCGCAGGCGCTGGAGATGCGCGTGTGGGGCGTGACGCGGTCGGGTGAAGGAGATACGGCGCTGGCGGAGCGGATCGTGGCGGCGACGCAGCTCGATGCGGTGTTGCCGGCGGCGGATTATGTGGTGATTGCCGCGCCGGAGACGGCGGAGACGCGGCATCTGATCGGGGCGGCGCAACTGGCGCGGATGAAGCGCACCGCGCGGCTGGTGAACGTGGCGCGCGGCTCGCTGCTGGACGAAGCGGCGTTGGTGCGGGCGCTGGAAGCGGGAGATCTGGCGGGGGCGGCGCTGGATGTGGCGGTGGAGGAGCCGCTGCCGGCGGAGTCGCCGTTATGGAGGGCGCGGAACCTGCTGCTTACGCCGCACACCAGCGCGGTGAGCGACCGGTTGTGGGAGCGGGAGACGGCGTTGTTGATGGATTTGCTGGAACGCTGGTTTGCGGGGCGGGAGATGGTGAACCGCGTGGACCTGGCGCGCGGGTATTAG
- the gpmI gene encoding 2,3-bisphosphoglycerate-independent phosphoglycerate mutase — MSKPRKPIVLTVLDGWGYRAETRGNAVALARKPTYDVLLRKFPNTLIHTSGPYVGLPEGQMGNSEVGHMNMGAGRIVHMDITRIDTLISTGEIYKNKLILQAMERGKTRQLHLLGLLSDGGVHSQLNHLFALLEMAKRNKVERVFVHCFLDGRDTPPNSGRDYLRQLQRKMRELSCGEIASLSGRYYAMDRDKRWERIEKSCRAMVHGEADTRAADPVAAVERSYEQGVTDEFVKPVVITRGSGPASAEAAPVGLIREEDAVIFYNFRADRARQMTRALADPAFDGFADARRPKNLFFVAMTQYEKTWPWLRYVIGSEKLEHILAEVFTELQFKNLRCAETEKYAHVTYFFNGGVEKPYRGEERILVPSPKVATYDLMPEMSAAGITDAVVKAIEKGEFDAIIMNYANADMVGHSGKLEAAIQAVEAVDAGLARIYQALKPRGGAWIITADHGNAETMIDPLTGGPHTYHTTNPVPFILVSEDENVRLRGGGALRDIAPTMLGVLGERSPVEMTGKDLRQKA, encoded by the coding sequence ATGAGCAAACCACGAAAACCCATTGTTTTAACGGTGCTGGATGGCTGGGGGTACCGCGCGGAGACGCGCGGCAATGCGGTGGCCCTGGCGCGGAAACCCACCTACGACGTGCTGCTGAGGAAATTTCCGAATACGCTGATCCACACCTCGGGGCCGTACGTGGGGCTGCCGGAAGGGCAGATGGGCAACAGCGAAGTGGGGCACATGAACATGGGCGCGGGGCGCATCGTGCACATGGACATCACGCGGATCGACACGCTGATTTCCACGGGCGAAATTTACAAGAACAAGCTGATTCTGCAGGCCATGGAGCGCGGGAAAACGCGGCAGCTGCATCTGCTCGGCCTGTTGAGCGACGGCGGCGTGCACTCGCAGTTGAATCACCTGTTCGCGCTGCTGGAGATGGCCAAGCGCAACAAGGTGGAGCGCGTCTTCGTGCATTGCTTCCTGGACGGGCGGGACACGCCGCCGAACAGCGGGCGGGACTACCTGCGGCAACTGCAGCGGAAGATGCGCGAGCTGAGCTGCGGGGAGATCGCCTCGCTCAGCGGGCGCTACTACGCGATGGACCGCGACAAGCGCTGGGAGCGCATCGAGAAGTCCTGCCGCGCGATGGTGCACGGGGAGGCGGATACCCGCGCCGCGGATCCGGTTGCGGCGGTGGAGCGCAGCTACGAGCAGGGAGTGACCGACGAATTCGTGAAGCCGGTGGTGATCACGCGGGGCAGCGGGCCAGCCTCCGCGGAGGCGGCGCCGGTGGGGCTGATCCGCGAAGAGGACGCGGTGATTTTCTACAATTTCCGGGCGGACCGCGCGCGGCAGATGACCCGGGCGCTGGCGGATCCGGCTTTTGACGGATTTGCGGACGCCCGGCGGCCGAAGAATCTTTTTTTCGTGGCCATGACCCAGTATGAGAAGACCTGGCCGTGGCTGCGCTACGTGATCGGTTCGGAAAAACTGGAGCACATCCTCGCGGAAGTGTTTACTGAGCTGCAGTTCAAGAATTTGCGCTGCGCGGAGACGGAGAAGTACGCGCACGTGACCTATTTTTTCAACGGCGGCGTGGAAAAGCCGTACCGCGGCGAGGAGCGCATTCTGGTGCCGTCGCCGAAAGTGGCCACGTACGACCTGATGCCGGAGATGTCCGCGGCGGGGATCACGGACGCGGTGGTGAAAGCGATCGAGAAAGGCGAATTCGACGCCATCATCATGAATTACGCCAACGCGGACATGGTGGGGCATTCGGGGAAGCTGGAGGCGGCGATCCAGGCGGTTGAAGCGGTGGACGCGGGGCTGGCGCGCATCTACCAGGCGCTGAAGCCGCGCGGGGGCGCGTGGATCATCACCGCGGATCACGGGAACGCGGAGACCATGATCGATCCGCTGACCGGCGGGCCGCACACCTACCACACGACGAATCCCGTGCCGTTCATTCTCGTGAGCGAGGACGAGAACGTGCGGCTGCGCGGCGGCGGGGCGCTGCGGGACATCGCGCCGACGATGCTGGGAGTGCTGGGGGAGCGCTCGCCGGTGGAGATGACGGGGAAGGATTTGCGGCAGAAGGCGTAG
- a CDS encoding cysteine desulfurase-like protein, which yields MSTPVIHESGSAAGAPLDSAWVRAQFPSLQLAVNGHTAAFLDGPAGTQVPQQVMDAFQNYFLQANANSGGAFLTSRRNDEMIAAAREAMADLLHGHAEEISFGPSMTTITFAFARALGRELRPGDEIVVTTLDHDANVAPWRALEERGAVLRQVDIREADCTLDLDDLQRKLTAKTRLVAVGYASNAVGTINPVAEIVRLAHAAGALAFIDAVHYAPHGAIDVRALDCDFMACSPYKFFGPHAGVLYGKKEHMTRLKPYKVRPASDQIPDRWETGTQVQECLAGILAAVNYLAELGRRCEPKAANRRAALLAAYAAIQQHERALAARLIAGLLGIPKLRFYGISDPARAAERVGTVAVRIAGHTPTEAAKFLGERGIFTWDGNYYALNLTERLGVEASGGMLRIGLVHYNTAAEVDRLLAALREFAGR from the coding sequence ATGAGCACACCGGTCATTCATGAATCAGGAAGTGCGGCGGGCGCGCCGCTGGATTCCGCCTGGGTTCGCGCGCAATTCCCATCCCTGCAGCTTGCCGTGAACGGCCACACCGCGGCATTCCTCGACGGTCCGGCGGGGACGCAGGTGCCCCAGCAGGTGATGGACGCGTTCCAGAACTATTTTCTGCAGGCTAACGCCAACAGCGGCGGCGCATTTCTCACCAGCCGGCGCAACGACGAGATGATTGCCGCGGCGCGCGAGGCCATGGCCGATCTTCTTCATGGCCACGCCGAGGAGATCAGCTTCGGGCCGAGCATGACCACCATCACGTTTGCGTTTGCGCGGGCGCTGGGCCGGGAGCTGCGGCCGGGCGACGAGATCGTGGTGACCACGCTGGACCACGATGCCAACGTCGCGCCGTGGCGCGCGCTCGAGGAGCGCGGCGCGGTGCTTCGCCAGGTGGACATCCGCGAAGCCGATTGCACGCTGGACCTCGATGACCTGCAGCGCAAACTTACCGCGAAGACTAGGCTGGTCGCCGTGGGTTACGCCTCGAACGCCGTGGGCACAATCAATCCGGTGGCGGAGATCGTGAGGCTGGCGCACGCCGCCGGGGCGCTGGCGTTTATTGACGCGGTGCACTATGCGCCGCACGGCGCGATCGACGTGCGCGCGCTGGACTGCGATTTTATGGCCTGCTCGCCGTACAAGTTCTTCGGGCCGCATGCGGGCGTGCTGTACGGGAAGAAAGAGCACATGACGCGGCTGAAGCCCTACAAGGTGCGGCCGGCCTCGGACCAGATTCCCGACCGCTGGGAGACCGGGACCCAGGTGCAGGAATGCCTCGCGGGAATACTCGCCGCGGTGAACTATCTCGCGGAACTCGGCCGGCGGTGTGAGCCAAAGGCGGCGAACCGCCGCGCGGCGCTGCTCGCGGCCTATGCGGCGATCCAGCAGCATGAACGGGCGCTGGCGGCGCGGCTTATCGCGGGTCTGCTGGGAATCCCGAAGCTGCGCTTTTACGGCATTAGCGACCCGGCGCGTGCCGCGGAGCGCGTGGGCACCGTGGCGGTGCGCATCGCAGGGCACACGCCGACGGAAGCGGCCAAGTTTCTGGGCGAACGCGGCATCTTCACCTGGGACGGCAACTACTACGCGCTGAACCTGACGGAACGCCTGGGCGTGGAAGCCAGCGGGGGGATGCTGCGCATCGGCCTGGTGCACTACAACACGGCCGCGGAAGTGGACCGTCTGCTGGCTGCGCTGCGCGAATTCGCCGGGCGGTAG